The genomic segment ATCCTTTGATCTTCTACTAGCCAAGCCTCTATCCACTCTTCATAGCCGTCCATAACCCGTTGTTTACGCCTGCGTTTTCCTCTTGTTTGTAAATTTATCTCACCATCAGCATACTTTTTTGCTGTCTTCCAACAACATTTTACCCTAGTTGCTATTTCACTAATTGATGCACCTTCATTTTCCCGCAAATGTTTGATATACTCTATCTGAGTCACTGTTAGCACTCCTTTAATCCGCCTCCTTACTTTGTCGCTTAGAGGCTTATTTTAGGGATGCTATGCGGTGACTCCTTCTTTTTTGCTACTATGGAATTTTACGCTGCCATTCTCGGTACTTTTATATTACCAAAAACAGATAAAGGAAGCAGCTAAGATTGAAGTAAGTAAAATATTAGGTCATAACCGTGGAGAAGTAGTGGATTGGTATATAGATTATAGTCGCGATCCTGGCATATACTGTTGACAACGCGGTATGCTAAAAAATCCTTATGTCATCCTCCTAAAAATATTACTCTTCACGGGATTCAGTAGGTGTTAGTATCTTTGTTTTAGCATTGACTTTTTCTATTTCTAGTAATATCTAAAATGTACGTTGCATACACTATGTACATAATAGTATACTGGAGGTGGGAGGGTGATGCTAATGCAGGATATATTAAATGCTACTGATGTTCGTAAAGAATGGGGACGTTTTATTGATACCGTTGTAAGAGAAAAGCCAAAAGTAGTTAAACGCAACAGGGATTATTTTATCGCTCTGTCCATAAATCATATTCAGACAATCCTTAAAGGTTATAGAATTGAAGCCCAATACCTTGAAGAAAATGATGGTTCAATTACAGCAACATTAATTAATTTTGACATAGTTGTAAATGCACCAAACCAAGAATTAGCTTGCAAGGCCTTAGCAGAAGAATTAAAAGAATATGCCCAGGAATACTTTAATGATTTTAACCTTTATTACCATTCCCCAAATCGTCAACCGCATTTTCCTTATGTAATGGCTATCTTAGTACAGGATGATCTTGAAGGGGTAATTAATCTGATTGCCTAGCTGGAAAGACCTTAAAAGATTCTGTGAAAGTGACGACTGGGAATTGTACAAAAGCACTGATCATTATTTTTATCGTAAGGTTATGCCAGATGGAACCATCAAGAGGACAAAGGTATCTAGGGGTACTGGTGAGATAAAAAGGAATCTCTGGGAAATAATTTTAAAAAAGCAACTACAGGTAAGTAAAGAATATTTTAACAGTAAGATTTAAGCCTAGTACAATTTATAAATAACTAATTAGCACAATAATTATTAGAAAACTCTTAAACTTTTGCTACAGTTTAAGGTTTAACATTTGTTATTATCTGTTATTTAATTTGGTTGTCTGATAAAAAGGTTCCGGATTGATAGGAACCAGGATTAAAAAGCAAGAAGCAAAATTAATTCAGCTATGCTAGATGAGTAAAGCCACATAGAAGATCTACACCAAATTAATGTTTAAATAATTGCTCACAGCCAAAGAACCCCTGTTGTTTAAGAAATTCAGCAGGGGTTGGTATTTTTATTTTAGCATTGCACTTTTATATTTCCAGCAATATCCAAAATGTTAATTGCAACACTATTTACATAATAGTATACTGGAGGTGGGAGCGGTGATGCCAATGCAGGATATAATTAAGAACAGGACACGTTTTACTGCCGACATTGATTAATTTTTGGCTGTAAATTTAACAATATTTTTTAGCGAGGTGTTTTTTCAAATGGCTAGTAAGAAAGATTTATATGCACTTATTGATAAACTGCCTGACAAGGAATTTTTAGCAGCAAAACGATATTTAGAGTTTTTACTTGAGAATGCTATTAAAAACAATGACGCTTGGGAAGAACTATTAAATAACCCAAATGAAACCAGTGAACCATTAACAGCTCAAGACAAGGCAGCTATCAGGGAAGCGGAAGAAGATATTAAAGCTGGTCGTGTGAAGCCGTGGGAAGTTGTTAAAAAAGGGTTGGACAGAGGCGTATGAGGCTAGAGTTTACCCGTCGGGCAGAAAAGGATTTACTAAAACTTGACCCTGACACCCAGCGTCGCATAAGGTCGGCTCTTGATAGAATGTTAATTAACCCTCAAGCTGTAGATTTAAAAAAGCTTAAAGGAGAGGTGGATCTGTGGCGTTTGCGCTCAGGTGACTACCGAGTTATTATGCGAATTAATGAAGGCGGAATGACAATTTATGCCCTGCGAGTACTCCATCGGCGGGAAGCTTATCGGTAAAAGGTGGGTGAAAATAAGAGCCTAATGTTTGGCTTTCTCGATTAATTTGCCGTAAATGCCTCTCAGAATATCGGAGGGTAAGTTCACTCATTATGTGAAACCACATCGGTATTAAATTCTGCTCTGTTTTTAAGCAACTGTTCCATTAGTTGAACTACGATATTTAATTCTTGATGAGTTAGCTTTTTGCCTAAAGAGCAGATCCTATTGTATTCTGCCGATTCTTCTTGTTCAAAATCTAGTTCAGCAGGTATTAGAGACTCAATATCGTTAATAAATTTTTCAAGAGTAACACCAAGAG from the Desulfofalx alkaliphila DSM 12257 genome contains:
- a CDS encoding type II toxin-antitoxin system RelE family toxin yields the protein MRLEFTRRAEKDLLKLDPDTQRRIRSALDRMLINPQAVDLKKLKGEVDLWRLRSGDYRVIMRINEGGMTIYALRVLHRREAYR
- a CDS encoding helix-turn-helix domain-containing protein yields the protein MSNKELNDIGVVIGQKIKELRLSQGLSMTRLANIAGTSQSYIGDLERARKSVTVKMLYNICNALGVTLEKFINDIESLIPAELDFEQEESAEYNRICSLGKKLTHQELNIVVQLMEQLLKNRAEFNTDVVSHNE